From the Natrinema amylolyticum genome, the window ACGCGTGAAGATCACCTTGAACATGCTGTCGGTGCCGGTGACGGTGTAACTGGGGGCCTGATCGGCGACGATGTCGGTCAGCCCGCTCCGGAGCCGGTCGCCCAGCCCGTTGACGTGGTCGTAGACGTCGTTCTCCGCGGCGAACTGCAGGGTCTCGAGGCCGGCGGCCATCGTGACCGGGTGACCCGAGAAGGTACCGGCCTGGAAGACGTCGCCGGAGGGCGTGAAGTGCTCGATAATCTCCGCGCGGCCGCCGATCGCGCCGACGGGGAAGCCGCCGCCGATGATCTTTCCGAAGGTCGTCAGGTCCGGCGTGACGCCGAACTCGCTCTGGGCGCAGCCGAGGCCGCCGACGCGGAAGCCGGTGATCACTTCGTCGAAGATCAGCAGGGAGCCGTGCTCGTCGGTGATCTCCCGGAGGAACTCGTGATAGCCCTCTTCGGGGTAGACGATGCCGTAGTTGCCCAGAATGGGCTCGGTGAGGACGGCCGCGATGTCGTCGCCGTGTTCCTCGAAGACCTCGCGCATGGCGTCCTCGTCGTTGAACGGCACCGGAAGCGTGTGCTCGGAGAACGACTGCGGAATTCCCGCGGAGGACGGTTTCGGGTTCTCGGCGTCGCCCTCGACCAGCGTCGACTCCTGGGCACCGTGGTAGCCGCCCTGCATGACGACGATCTTGTTTCGTCCGGTGTACCCCCGCGCGAGTCGCACGGCCGAGGTGGTGGCTTCGGTCCCGGAGTTGACGAAGCGGATCTTCTCGACGCTGGGGACGTGGCGGACGACGAACTCCGCGAGGTCGACCTCGACCGGCGTGGGCGTCCCGTACATCGGGCCCTCGCTGGCCTTCTGCTGGATGGCGGCCTGAACCGGTTCGGGGAGGTCGTGACCCAACAGCAGCGGGCCGAGTCCCATCACCCAGTCGATGTAGCGGTTCCCGTCGGCGTCGATGACGTGGCCGCCCTCACCCTTCCGGACGAAGAACGGATACGGTTCGATCGCCGCGCGGACCGCCGAATTGACGCCGCCGGGCATCACCGACAGCGCCCGGTCGTACAGCTCGCGTGAGTTGTCCTCGGTCATGCGCGGTCTTTCGCATTCGGACGGCAAAGTAGTACCGAGGTTCGGCTCCGAATCGCCGGCCGAAACGCCGAACGTGTACGCGTCGGGCTCGAGAGTCGCCACGTCGGACCCGGTCACGCGACGCTCGTCGGTCCTGATCGCTCGAGAAAACGGAAAAACGGACGGAACCGCATCGAATCCAGTACAGCGTCTCCGATCGAAACCACAGCGGACTGCACTGGGCGTCGGCCGCGGGCCGGTCGGGCCCGGCCGACGTGACGCCCCGTTCGGGGAGGCGTCGAATCGCCGATTCGTGTTGCCAGAGGCCGTCGTGGAACGCGGGCCGCGTGAGTCATCTCACGTCGCGGTCCGTCGGCGGGCGGACCGCGATCGGTCGGCCGCGCGACCCGAACTTAGACGGCATCAGGACCGGTCTTGCCGGTGCGGATCTGCGTCGCGCCCTCGACGGGTAGGACGAAGATCTTGCCGTCGCCGGGCTCGCCGGTTTCGGCACCCTCGCGGATGGCATCGACGACCTCCTGGGCCGGGATATCCGCGACGACGCACTCGATCTTGACCTTCTGGTGGAGATCGACCGTGTACTCCTCGCCGCGCCACTGGCCCTTCTTCGCGGGCTGGGAGCCGCGGCCGGAGACGTTGGTGACGGTCAGCGACGGCGCGCCGGCTTCGGCCAGCGACTGCTTGATCGCGCCGAGACGGTCGGGGCGGACGATCGCCATGACCATCTTGATCTGGCCGTCGTTCGGCTCGCCGCCGTCAGCGCGGATGATCTCGTCGCCGCCGTCGGTGGCGACGTCGGGCTGACCGAACTCGGGGTAGGTGTCGACGCCGTGTTCGGAGACGTCGAGCCCGTCGCGCTCGTGTTCCGGCGAGACGCGGGCCTGACCGGCGGCTTTGAACGCGTACCAGATGACGGCGGTCGCGACGACCGTCCAGGCGGTGATGACGACGACGCCAATGAACTGGGTGATGAAGGCGTTCGCGATGTTATCGACGACGCCCGGGGCGGCGACGAAGGGGAACAGCAGCGTTCCGAGGACCCCGGCTGACCCGTGAACGGGGAACACCGCACACACGTCGTCGATCTTCAGGTACTGCTCGACGAACTCGAAGACGATCGGCAGCTGTGCGCCAGCGAGGCCGCCGACGACGAACGCTCCCCACCACGCGGTCGTTTCGGGAATCGCGGTGATGCCGACCAGACCGGCCAGCAGGCCGTTCGCGACGTACAGCGTGTCGACCTTCCCGGTCTTGAGCCACGCGACGAGTCCGGCACCCATCGCACCGCAGGCCATCGAGACCGTCGTGGTCATGGCGACGCGACCGAGCTGATCGCCGAGGTAGACGCCCTCATCGAAGATGGCCGAGGTACCGACGTTGAAGCCGTACCAGCCGAAGGCGAGGACCAGCGTGCCGAGCACTGCGAACGTCAGCGAGTGACCGGGGATGACGTTCGCGCTCCCGTCGCTGTTGTACCGGTCCATGCGCGGGCCGAGCACCCACGCCGCGGTGAGACCGGCGATGCCACCCATCCCGTGGACGATCATGCCGCCCGCGAAGTCCTGGAACAGGACGCCGCTGTACGCGATGTGCTCGCCGGCCCACGTCAGTCCGGTGACGACGGGGTAGATGACCGCGGCCAGCAGGAACGTGTAAGCGACGTACGCACGGAGCTTCGCGCGACCGGCGACGGCCCCCGAAACGATCGTCGCCGCGGTCATGGCGAAGACCGCACCGTAGAGCCAGCCGATCCAGCTACTTGCGTCTCCCATGAACGCGGGTTCGAAGCTCCCACCGGCGACGACGCTCTCGACGCCGACGCCGATGAGGAAGAATACCGTTACACCGACGCTCCAGGTCAGCAGATTCTTCGTCAGTTGGTTCGCGACGTTCTTCGAGCGCACCTGCCCCGCCTCGAGCATGGCGAAGCCGGCGTGCATGAAGAAGATGAGGAACGTGACGACCAGAATCCACGTGTTATTGATCGCCGTCGTCAGCATCTCGGTGTCGGCCTGCAAGAGCGTCGGCTCCATCAGGCATCCACCTCGAGTTCCCATCCACTGTCACACCCATCGACCGTACGATCGTCCTCTTCTAGTGCAATCTCGTTCATGTTCGTCCTCCTAATCACGTTAGAGTCCGTTGTACTTGTATCATTTAAGGGTTAGCCTTTACGATCGAACAAAATTGTGGGCGTAATAGGGTCATCCGTTCAAAGCTAAATCAGGTATAATGTGTATAAGGGTATTGGAAATCACGTCTTTTTCGAGCAACGGTTATATTCTACGCGTTTGTCAACCACTACTGAGCGACGAACCCGTTCGGAACCGGGATAATTACCTCGAAAGCGGACCCAGTATGGGGCTTATCGATCCATATTTGCTCGCGCGCGGCAGATATTGCCCGTCCGCCGTTCGGGGGCGAGCTGATATTGACATTCGTCTAATCGTCCGTCCGGCGCGCGAGAAAGTGGTCGGTTTGGGCGAATCGATCACACGACGAAGCGATCTCGGTTGCCGGCGACCCTACAGTCGTTCCGCGACGTCTTCGGCGAAGTAGGTCAGAATCAGGTCCGCGCCCGCCCGTTTGATCGACAGCAGCGATTCCGTCGCGACTTCCTCGAGATCGAGCCATCCCTTCTCGGCGGCGGCGTGGAGCATCGCGTACTCGCCGGAGACGTTGTAGGCGGCGACGGGGTGGTCGAACTCGCGGCGGACGTTGCTGATGATGTCGAGATAGGGGAGCGCGGGTTTGACCATCATCACGTCCGCGCCCTGGTCGGCGTCCAGCCGGACCTCTCGCATTGCTTCGCGCGAATTCGCGGGGTCCATCTGGTAGTGTCGGCGATTGCCAAAGGACGGCGCGCCGTCGGCGGCGTCCCGGAAGGGTCCGTAGAACGCGCTCTCGTACTTGGCAGCGTAGCTCATGATCGGGACGTGTTCGAACCCCTCGCCGTCGAGCGCCTCGCGGATGACCCCGACCATGCCGTCCATCATCCCGCTCGGAGCTACCATGTCCGCGCCCGCACGGGCGTGTGAGATGACGATCCGCTCGAGCGCCTCGAGCGTCGCGTCGTTGTCGACGGTCATCGTGGGCTCGCACGCGGGGCCGCTCTCGTCGACGACGTCCTCGCTGCGCAGTTCCTCCTCGAGCGGGCCGCAGTGGCCGTGGTCGGTGTACTCGCAGAGACAGACGTCGGTGATGACGTAGGCGTCCGTCTGGCTCGTGATTCGACGAAGCGCCTCCTGAATGACGCCGTCCTCGGCCCAGGCGCGGCTCCCCTCGGGATCCTTCGATTCGGGAATACCGAAGAGCATGACCGCCTCGACGCCCGTCTCGAGGACCTCCTCGACGCGGGCGACGATTCCGTCGATCGGCACGCGGTCGTGGCCGGGCATCGACTCGATCGGAATTCGTTCGTCGGTCGTCGCGTCGACGAACACCGGCGCGATGAGGTCCGCCGGCTCGAGGCTCGTCTCGCTGACGAGGCCGCGAACCCGGTCCTGTCGGAGCCGCCGGGGGCGATGGGTGAGATCCATGTGTCCTCCTATAGACGGACGGGTCAAAAACGGCGCGCTCTCACGAGTGACGCGAGGCTCGGCAATCCCGCCGGACGGCGTCGCTGATCGCACGACTGACCCTGTGGCAGTCGTCGGCGATGTCCGTGACCTCGCCGGCGTGCAGGCAGCCCGTGTCGCGACTCGCGTGTTCGCGGATCTCTTCGTCTCGAGGCGAGTTCGCGGCCGCCGATCGGGTCTCGTCCGTCTTCTCTCCCGTATCGCCTCCCTCTGTCCACTTTGCTCCGTCGGTGCCTCGAGTCGTCGGTTGTCTCCGTTTCTCGATCGACTCGAGGCGCTGACTGCCGGTAGCAGTGCTCTCATCCGTCGGGATCGATGACGGAGAAGTGGATTTCCGCCCCGACTGGCGAGTGACGATACCGATGACGACGGGACTACTCGAGGTCGATTAATGCGCTGGCGATACGAGGAGACGGTGCTGGCGATGTGTACGCTCGCCTTTCTGGCGACGATGGCCGGCAGGCTGGTGATCAGCCCGGTCGTACCCCGGATTACGGCCGAGTTCGGTGTCTCGAACTCGGTGATCGGGCTCGCGCTGACGGGGATGTGGATGGCGTATTTCCTGTCGCAGTTCCCCAGCGGCGTCTTCGCCGACAGGTACGGCGAGCGCCGCGTAATCCTGGTCGCCGTCGGTGGGACGGCGGTCGCGAGCGCCTTCCTCGCCGTCGCGCCGCTGTTCCCCGTCTTCGTCGTCGCGACCGTCGCGCTCGGGGCCGTCGCGGGCCTCCACTACAGCGTCGCGACGTCGCTGCTGACCCGAACGTACGACGAGATCGGGGCCGCGATCGGGGTGCACAACAGTGGCGGTCCGATCGCGGGACTCGTCGCGCCGCCGCTCGCCGCCTGGATCGCCGTCCAGTACGGATGGCGGGCTGCCATCGCCGTGGGGACCGTCGTTGCCGTCCCGATATTCGTCCTGTTCGCCCGGTCGGTCCGGCCGACCGAGCCCCAGCGCCCTAACCAGCCGATGGCCGAGCGATTCGAACTCGAGCCGCTGGTCGAACTGCTCTCGCGGCCGAAAATCGCGTTCACGTGCGTCCTCGCCATTCTGGGCGACTTCGTCTGGCAGGCGACGTCCTCGTTCCTGCCGACGTTCCTCGTCGCCTACCGCGGCCAGCCCGAGACGACGGCGAGTCTCGTCTTCGGGGGCTACTTCGTCGTCCAGGGAATCACGCAGGTCGGCGTCGGTGCGGCCTCCGATCGCTACGGTCGCGAGGTCACGACCGCGGCCTGTATGGCGCTCTCCGTCGCCGGATTCGGGCTGTTCGTCGCCGTTCCGGGAATCGCCGCCGTCGCGGTCGGCGCCGTGCTCCTCGGGATCGGTCTCGGCTGGGGCGCAGCGCTCTTGCCGCGGTTCATGGACGAACTCTCCGCCGCCGAACGCAGCGCCGGATTCGGGCTCGTTCGCACCGTCTACGGCTTCGTCGGCGCACTCGGTTCGGTCGTCACCGGGATCCTTGCCGATCTCTTCGGGTGGGGCGTCTCCTTCGGCTTCCTCGCCGCGTTGCTCGCCCTCGTCTTCGTCGCGCTGGCCGTCAACCGGCTGTTCTCGCTCGGCTACTGACCGAACCGTCCGCTCGCTCTTCTCGAGACGATACCCGACGGCCGAGCCGGCTGTTGTCACGGCTGGAGCACGCGGCCGTTGTTTCCCGTCGAACTCACGGTCTACTTATATATCGAACGGGAGAAAAACGCCCATGGAAGCGCAAGCACGACGGAAGGGCGCGGCACGGTGTACGGACTGTGGCAGAGCGCTAGCGGTCTGGGTCTCGGAGGAGGACGTCCGACCGATCGGAAGCGCCGACGGCTGTCCCTGTGGCGGGACCTCCTTTCGGATCTTCTCCTAGCCAGCATATAACGGCGTGGCGCGAGAAAGCCGCGTTCTTTCCCGATTTCGGCGTGTGAACCAACCGTGCCAGACGCCGAGGAAGCGGTCACAACCCTCGAGGAACTGGGTCTGACCGAATACGAGGCTCGATGTTTCGTGGCGCTCGTCCGCATCTCGAAGGGGACCGCCAAGGAGATCAGTCAAGTCGCGGATATCCCCCGGTCGCGGGTCTACGACACGATCGAGCGACTCGACCGGAAGGGGCTCGTCAGCGTCCAGCAGACCGAACCCCGCCAGTACAAGGCCGTCCCGGTCGACACGGCGTGTCGGCGAATTCGCGAGGACTACGACTCGCGGATCAACGCCGCCGAGAACGCCCTCGGCCAGCTCGAGGAGCCCGACTCGCGGGACGACGAGGGGATGTGGGCGATCACGCAGAAGGAACACGTCACCGAACGCGTCACCCTCTTCCTCGAGGAAGCCGAGGATATCGTCCATTACCTCATCCCGGCGACTGAGGTCGTCGAGCAGCGGA encodes:
- the hemL gene encoding glutamate-1-semialdehyde 2,1-aminomutase; this translates as MTEDNSRELYDRALSVMPGGVNSAVRAAIEPYPFFVRKGEGGHVIDADGNRYIDWVMGLGPLLLGHDLPEPVQAAIQQKASEGPMYGTPTPVEVDLAEFVVRHVPSVEKIRFVNSGTEATTSAVRLARGYTGRNKIVVMQGGYHGAQESTLVEGDAENPKPSSAGIPQSFSEHTLPVPFNDEDAMREVFEEHGDDIAAVLTEPILGNYGIVYPEEGYHEFLREITDEHGSLLIFDEVITGFRVGGLGCAQSEFGVTPDLTTFGKIIGGGFPVGAIGGRAEIIEHFTPSGDVFQAGTFSGHPVTMAAGLETLQFAAENDVYDHVNGLGDRLRSGLTDIVADQAPSYTVTGTDSMFKVIFTREGPGPNSLEEQCTAGCRQDPTCPRYDYSPKNAADVKNAETERWRRIFWGKMKEQDVFLSQNQFECQFVSYGHTEEDVEETLEAYKKAL
- a CDS encoding MFS transporter; amino-acid sequence: MRWRYEETVLAMCTLAFLATMAGRLVISPVVPRITAEFGVSNSVIGLALTGMWMAYFLSQFPSGVFADRYGERRVILVAVGGTAVASAFLAVAPLFPVFVVATVALGAVAGLHYSVATSLLTRTYDEIGAAIGVHNSGGPIAGLVAPPLAAWIAVQYGWRAAIAVGTVVAVPIFVLFARSVRPTEPQRPNQPMAERFELEPLVELLSRPKIAFTCVLAILGDFVWQATSSFLPTFLVAYRGQPETTASLVFGGYFVVQGITQVGVGAASDRYGREVTTAACMALSVAGFGLFVAVPGIAAVAVGAVLLGIGLGWGAALLPRFMDELSAAERSAGFGLVRTVYGFVGALGSVVTGILADLFGWGVSFGFLAALLALVFVALAVNRLFSLGY
- a CDS encoding TrmB family transcriptional regulator, translated to MPDAEEAVTTLEELGLTEYEARCFVALVRISKGTAKEISQVADIPRSRVYDTIERLDRKGLVSVQQTEPRQYKAVPVDTACRRIREDYDSRINAAENALGQLEEPDSRDDEGMWAITQKEHVTERVTLFLEEAEDIVHYLIPATEVVEQRILDGLQSAADRGVRVYIEVPTEDARETFAEAVPDADVVVASDLETTNNVHQEWPAQLLMADQEAIVAAGIKESDLPNVVNEMAVWTYGRDHGFAVWIRELLDDRLAERDEDRTTGE
- the hemB gene encoding porphobilinogen synthase encodes the protein MDLTHRPRRLRQDRVRGLVSETSLEPADLIAPVFVDATTDERIPIESMPGHDRVPIDGIVARVEEVLETGVEAVMLFGIPESKDPEGSRAWAEDGVIQEALRRITSQTDAYVITDVCLCEYTDHGHCGPLEEELRSEDVVDESGPACEPTMTVDNDATLEALERIVISHARAGADMVAPSGMMDGMVGVIREALDGEGFEHVPIMSYAAKYESAFYGPFRDAADGAPSFGNRRHYQMDPANSREAMREVRLDADQGADVMMVKPALPYLDIISNVRREFDHPVAAYNVSGEYAMLHAAAEKGWLDLEEVATESLLSIKRAGADLILTYFAEDVAERL
- a CDS encoding ammonium transporter, with amino-acid sequence MEPTLLQADTEMLTTAINNTWILVVTFLIFFMHAGFAMLEAGQVRSKNVANQLTKNLLTWSVGVTVFFLIGVGVESVVAGGSFEPAFMGDASSWIGWLYGAVFAMTAATIVSGAVAGRAKLRAYVAYTFLLAAVIYPVVTGLTWAGEHIAYSGVLFQDFAGGMIVHGMGGIAGLTAAWVLGPRMDRYNSDGSANVIPGHSLTFAVLGTLVLAFGWYGFNVGTSAIFDEGVYLGDQLGRVAMTTTVSMACGAMGAGLVAWLKTGKVDTLYVANGLLAGLVGITAIPETTAWWGAFVVGGLAGAQLPIVFEFVEQYLKIDDVCAVFPVHGSAGVLGTLLFPFVAAPGVVDNIANAFITQFIGVVVITAWTVVATAVIWYAFKAAGQARVSPEHERDGLDVSEHGVDTYPEFGQPDVATDGGDEIIRADGGEPNDGQIKMVMAIVRPDRLGAIKQSLAEAGAPSLTVTNVSGRGSQPAKKGQWRGEEYTVDLHQKVKIECVVADIPAQEVVDAIREGAETGEPGDGKIFVLPVEGATQIRTGKTGPDAV